A single window of Thiohalorhabdus sp. Cl-TMA DNA harbors:
- a CDS encoding MotE family protein gives MTGAMSAAGGWLRRAVLGVLGLLVLLRFVGSEGPTQGERAGDSLRVPRDAVTTARAEEQADGMQGEKPAVDLRPEEVRVLKELKARRESVRQDREKLEKTRERLDILEKKVSKDLGRLKRYRDQIQAGLDREEEIRSDKMRHLISVYSNMNPQKAAERINSMDKSTAVKLLSGMSGQAAGRILSFVEPEKANRISQSMTKLVNDVED, from the coding sequence ATGACCGGCGCCATGAGCGCGGCGGGCGGCTGGCTGCGGCGGGCGGTACTCGGCGTGCTTGGCCTGCTGGTGCTGCTGCGGTTCGTGGGCAGCGAGGGGCCTACGCAAGGTGAACGGGCCGGTGATTCCCTGCGGGTCCCCCGCGATGCAGTAACCACCGCCCGGGCGGAAGAGCAGGCGGACGGCATGCAGGGGGAAAAGCCGGCGGTCGACCTACGCCCGGAGGAAGTCCGGGTCCTTAAGGAGCTCAAGGCCCGCCGGGAGTCCGTGCGCCAGGACCGGGAGAAGCTGGAGAAGACCCGCGAGCGGCTGGATATCCTGGAAAAGAAGGTCTCCAAGGACCTGGGCCGGCTGAAGCGCTACCGGGACCAGATCCAGGCGGGTCTGGACCGCGAGGAGGAGATCCGCTCGGACAAGATGCGGCACCTCATCTCCGTGTATTCCAACATGAATCCCCAGAAGGCCGCGGAGCGCATCAACAGCATGGATAAGAGCACGGCGGTGAAGCTGCTCTCCGGCATGTCCGGCCAGGCGGCGGGACGCATCCTGTCCTTCGTGGAGCCGGAAAAGGCCAACCGCATCTCCCAGTCCATGACCAAGCTGGTGAATGACGTAGAAGACTGA
- the fliO gene encoding flagellar biosynthetic protein FliO, translated as MNGPPVLRMILPVGLLVPDVVRAANGGPDFGVALVKMLVGLGIVLGLFALGVYALKRFGLLATGTQGEELRVERMISLGYRNRLAIVRAGNRRLLVGVTAGSVTRLADLSSRQDGGDLPDTEGSDP; from the coding sequence ATGAACGGGCCGCCCGTTTTGCGGATGATCCTGCCCGTCGGGCTGCTCGTGCCGGACGTGGTCCGGGCGGCGAACGGCGGTCCGGATTTCGGCGTTGCCCTGGTCAAGATGCTGGTGGGCCTGGGCATTGTGCTGGGGCTCTTCGCCCTGGGCGTCTATGCGCTGAAGCGCTTCGGACTCCTGGCCACCGGCACCCAGGGGGAGGAGCTCCGGGTGGAGCGCATGATCTCCCTGGGGTACCGGAACCGGCTCGCCATAGTACGGGCGGGGAACCGTCGGCTCCTGGTGGGCGTCACGGCCGGCTCCGTCACCCGCTTGGCGGACCTTTCGTCGCGGCAGGACGGCGGCGATCTGCCGGATACGGAGGGGTCCGACCCGTGA
- the fliP gene encoding flagellar type III secretion system pore protein FliP (The bacterial flagellar biogenesis protein FliP forms a type III secretion system (T3SS)-type pore required for flagellar assembly.), translating into MTAHRIGLLFLLLGLPGLAGAQSALPGLDMELTPMNSPDEVATGLRILALLTVLTLAPAILVLMTSFVRVVVVLSFLRQALGTQQTPPNQVIIGLSLFLTLFIMAPVWQQIDQEALGPYLDNQISFQEGAMRALEPAREFMFAQAGDREVRLFMNLAGEDKPADLSEIPTRALIPAFVISELKTAFEIGFLIYIPFLIIDMVVASVLMSMGMMMLPPVMISLPMKLILFVLVDGWYLIVGSLVESFQ; encoded by the coding sequence GTGACCGCCCACCGGATCGGCCTGCTCTTCCTCCTGCTCGGTCTGCCCGGGCTGGCGGGCGCCCAATCGGCCCTGCCCGGTCTGGACATGGAGCTCACGCCCATGAACAGCCCGGACGAGGTGGCCACCGGGCTGCGCATTCTGGCCCTGCTCACCGTCCTTACCCTGGCCCCGGCCATCCTCGTGCTGATGACCTCCTTCGTTCGGGTGGTGGTGGTGCTCTCCTTCCTGCGCCAAGCCCTCGGTACCCAGCAGACACCGCCCAATCAGGTCATCATCGGGCTGTCCCTGTTCCTGACCCTGTTCATAATGGCCCCGGTCTGGCAGCAGATCGACCAGGAGGCCCTGGGGCCCTATCTGGACAATCAGATTTCCTTCCAGGAGGGTGCCATGCGGGCCCTGGAGCCGGCCCGCGAGTTCATGTTCGCTCAGGCCGGAGACCGGGAGGTGCGCCTGTTCATGAACCTGGCGGGGGAGGACAAGCCGGCGGACTTGAGCGAGATCCCCACCCGGGCCCTGATCCCGGCCTTCGTCATCAGCGAGCTGAAGACCGCCTTCGAGATCGGCTTCCTGATCTATATTCCCTTCCTGATCATCGACATGGTGGTGGCCAGCGTGCTCATGTCCATGGGCATGATGATGCTTCCGCCCGTCATGATCTCCCTGCCCATGAAGCTGATCCTGTTCGTCCTCGTGGACGGCTGGTACCTGATCGTCGGCTCCCTGGTGGAGAGCTTCCAGTAG
- the fliN gene encoding flagellar motor switch protein FliN, with the protein MSEENGEQGGPAGEEAAGPEQGGQEWQEGAEEQAAAQAAAAAIAGVSGQGQEGGSPGQNLEMLLDLPLELSVELGRTRMSLQELLKLDKGSVIRLGRTEGEPLEIQVNGRTVARGEVVVVNDRLGVRVTEIGEARERIKSLE; encoded by the coding sequence ATGAGCGAAGAGAACGGAGAGCAGGGCGGCCCCGCCGGCGAGGAAGCCGCTGGCCCCGAGCAAGGCGGCCAGGAATGGCAGGAGGGCGCCGAGGAGCAGGCCGCCGCTCAAGCTGCCGCTGCGGCCATCGCCGGCGTTTCCGGGCAGGGCCAGGAAGGCGGCTCGCCGGGACAGAACCTGGAAATGCTCCTGGATCTCCCGCTGGAGCTGAGCGTGGAGCTCGGCCGCACGCGCATGAGCCTGCAGGAGCTGCTGAAGCTGGACAAGGGTTCGGTGATCCGCCTGGGCCGCACCGAAGGGGAGCCGCTGGAGATCCAGGTCAACGGGCGCACCGTGGCGCGCGGGGAGGTGGTGGTGGTCAATGACCGCCTGGGCGTTCGGGTCACCGAGATCGGCGAGGCCCGGGAACGGATCAAATCCCTGGAATGA
- a CDS encoding flagellar hook assembly protein FlgD, producing MDTFFGNAAGSAALQQAKGGGSSGAAALQQAKGGGSSGAAALQQAKGGGSSEAAALRQATSRAPSGESSQKSSSGSGYDPEEQRQLFLKMLVTQMENQNPLDPMKNKEMLSQMAQFSGVEQQIKTNDLLGKLAGQQQSRNMDAVGLLGKTAWVEGQPARSTGEGQSHKFQFSLDSNGSRVAKVKNDAGKVVRTIDLGSLDSGMQQAEWDGKTDDGKPAPPGTYDIQVMRADVKEPKPQPVQIQSTVQEVRYGEDGTQVGIGDGRFVAFDKVAAVTNEKREE from the coding sequence ATGGATACGTTTTTCGGGAACGCGGCCGGCAGCGCCGCCCTGCAGCAGGCTAAGGGCGGGGGATCTTCCGGGGCCGCCGCCTTGCAGCAGGCCAAGGGCGGGGGATCTTCCGGGGCCGCCGCCCTGCAGCAGGCCAAGGGCGGGGGATCTTCCGAGGCCGCCGCCCTGCGGCAGGCCACTAGCAGGGCGCCCTCCGGCGAGTCTTCCCAGAAGAGCTCCTCCGGCAGCGGCTACGACCCGGAAGAGCAGCGGCAGCTGTTCCTCAAGATGCTGGTCACCCAGATGGAGAACCAGAACCCGCTCGACCCCATGAAGAACAAGGAGATGCTGTCGCAGATGGCGCAGTTCTCCGGGGTGGAGCAGCAGATCAAGACCAACGATCTGCTCGGAAAGCTGGCGGGTCAGCAGCAGAGCAGGAACATGGACGCGGTGGGGCTGCTCGGCAAGACCGCGTGGGTGGAAGGCCAGCCGGCCCGTTCCACGGGCGAGGGGCAGAGCCACAAGTTCCAGTTCAGCCTCGATTCCAACGGCTCCAGGGTGGCCAAGGTCAAGAACGACGCGGGCAAGGTGGTCCGGACCATCGACCTGGGCAGCCTGGATAGCGGCATGCAGCAGGCCGAGTGGGACGGCAAGACGGATGACGGAAAGCCCGCCCCGCCGGGCACCTATGACATCCAGGTAATGCGCGCCGATGTGAAGGAGCCGAAGCCGCAGCCGGTCCAGATACAGTCCACCGTCCAGGAGGTCCGGTACGGCGAGGACGGCACGCAGGTGGGCATCGGCGATGGACGATTCGTGGCCTTCGACAAGGTGGCTGCGGTGACCAATGAAAAGAGGGAGGAGTAG
- a CDS encoding flagellar hook-length control protein FliK yields MNDLPFPLQRPSGADLAPPGRSSGAPARGEQGGFDRALDEASRSAPERRDPPAPDRSASSSSSSDEGSTSDKSARNQSGQRSSGGGGADDGQAGAEEGGSSGEGQSRDGKQESKQAEGGKEAAAAVADAQQEAKQKAKGGSSAEDLAAMLAAGKEQKGEKASQSGEQSGQAALLAKANGDAESRLRQVIQEQLGLNGRGDGKAQQAAGQGGPTLRQDAKAAGKGEGDSKAQDARTKDGQGNALFQTGSNGSASGTGAQTPEHAKGATRMALEGNSAQLAKAGANGAQQASGQTPAADTKSGEASSQQRQSADAQMRMDGMGAGQQSPNTARTEAPSAPRQTQQSQTMNQAVVQVAKEAADGKRDVQIKLNPPHLGQMRVELQISDNKVNAIFHMDNRGAANLLDGQMQHLRTALQNQQLELEDAQVQVGGDGASGQQPRDGEGESESGGGRSGGRMADSDGQGSGGGEEDGQSARIGTPGNLSLLA; encoded by the coding sequence ATGAACGATTTACCGTTTCCGTTACAACGCCCCTCGGGGGCGGATCTCGCACCGCCGGGCCGCAGCAGCGGCGCCCCGGCGCGCGGCGAGCAGGGCGGTTTCGACCGGGCGCTGGATGAAGCGTCCCGGTCCGCTCCGGAGCGCCGGGACCCGCCCGCGCCCGACCGCAGCGCCTCGTCCTCTTCTTCCTCCGACGAGGGAAGCACTTCCGACAAGAGTGCCCGCAACCAATCGGGACAGCGCTCATCCGGAGGGGGTGGCGCCGACGACGGCCAGGCCGGCGCGGAGGAGGGTGGAAGCTCCGGGGAGGGGCAGAGCCGGGATGGCAAGCAGGAGAGCAAACAGGCCGAGGGCGGAAAAGAGGCCGCGGCCGCGGTGGCGGATGCTCAGCAGGAAGCCAAGCAGAAGGCCAAGGGCGGAAGCTCGGCGGAGGATCTCGCGGCCATGCTGGCGGCCGGCAAGGAGCAGAAGGGCGAAAAGGCGAGCCAGAGCGGCGAGCAGTCCGGCCAGGCGGCCCTGCTGGCCAAGGCGAACGGCGACGCCGAATCCCGCTTGCGGCAGGTGATCCAGGAGCAGCTGGGGCTCAACGGCAGAGGCGACGGCAAGGCCCAGCAGGCCGCCGGACAGGGCGGGCCCACGCTCCGCCAGGATGCCAAGGCGGCAGGAAAGGGCGAAGGCGACTCCAAGGCCCAGGATGCCCGGACCAAGGACGGTCAGGGGAATGCTCTGTTCCAGACCGGTAGCAATGGCAGTGCCAGTGGTACCGGTGCCCAGACCCCGGAGCACGCCAAGGGGGCCACCCGAATGGCCCTGGAAGGCAACAGCGCCCAATTGGCGAAGGCGGGCGCCAACGGCGCCCAGCAGGCATCCGGTCAAACGCCGGCAGCCGACACCAAGAGCGGCGAAGCTTCCAGCCAGCAGCGGCAGAGCGCGGACGCCCAGATGCGCATGGACGGCATGGGCGCGGGCCAACAGTCCCCCAATACCGCACGAACCGAGGCCCCTTCCGCGCCGCGCCAGACCCAGCAGTCGCAGACCATGAACCAGGCCGTGGTCCAGGTGGCCAAGGAGGCCGCCGACGGCAAGCGGGATGTGCAGATCAAGCTGAACCCCCCACACCTGGGGCAGATGCGGGTAGAGCTCCAGATCAGCGACAACAAGGTCAATGCCATCTTCCATATGGATAACCGGGGAGCCGCCAACCTCCTCGACGGCCAGATGCAGCACCTCCGTACCGCGCTGCAGAACCAGCAGCTGGAGCTGGAGGATGCCCAGGTGCAGGTGGGCGGAGACGGCGCATCCGGCCAGCAGCCCCGTGACGGAGAAGGGGAATCGGAATCCGGAGGAGGCCGGTCGGGCGGCCGGATGGCCGATTCCGACGGCCAGGGCTCCGGCGGGGGCGAGGAGGACGGGCAGTCCGCGCGGATCGGAACCCCCGGCAACTTGAGTCTGCTGGCCTGA
- a CDS encoding flagellar basal body-associated FliL family protein, with protein sequence MAEEGNQNQDGELQDGEGRGGKLKPVLIALLALLVGGALGGGGAWFMLSGQASEKTAAQSGGQSGSDGSGSSTSAPPPAPSSGGKKEMYQIPGLVVNLARSDRTRYLKTSLQLELRGKSAAKRAEEMKPQLKDALLILLSNHSVEELKTMQGKYELKRQIVARLNSVLGEGMVLNTYFTEFVIQ encoded by the coding sequence ATGGCGGAAGAAGGCAACCAGAACCAGGACGGCGAACTGCAAGACGGCGAGGGCCGGGGAGGAAAGCTCAAGCCCGTCCTGATCGCTTTGCTGGCCTTGCTGGTGGGGGGCGCGCTGGGCGGTGGGGGGGCTTGGTTCATGCTCTCCGGACAGGCGAGCGAAAAGACGGCGGCCCAGTCGGGCGGACAGTCCGGCTCGGACGGTTCCGGCTCCAGCACGTCCGCCCCTCCGCCCGCCCCCTCTTCGGGCGGCAAGAAGGAGATGTATCAGATTCCGGGGCTGGTGGTGAACCTCGCCCGGAGCGACCGTACCCGGTACCTGAAGACCTCCCTGCAGCTGGAGCTGCGCGGGAAGAGCGCGGCCAAGCGGGCGGAAGAGATGAAGCCCCAGCTGAAGGACGCGCTCCTGATCCTGCTGTCCAACCACAGCGTCGAAGAGCTCAAGACCATGCAGGGGAAATACGAGCTCAAGCGGCAGATCGTGGCGCGTCTGAACAGCGTTCTGGGTGAGGGGATGGTGCTCAATACCTACTTTACCGAGTTCGTGATCCAGTAG
- a CDS encoding flagellar motor switch protein FliM yields MAGGQILEEEEIQTLLEGLDQGSLEGGRGGALHPDEDDVAPYHFSEAEEEESPELPAFDVVAQRFERFFNDSMAGDFPVLRPSLSYQGYDLDRFGVVAEEASSPGVYVVLQTPQGKLLMSIEVEVARTMVGAVLGEEHQNLEESESEKRELTRIEQRLFLRLLQSMAQDLERAWEPLYINKIQDIRLESYIRDASIVRRDVRVFRVSYSLTLGDMECPMLLVYPLPVLDPYMDLLRGDFLAGGAEVDEEWRQEFQKEVFRAETYLSVVLGRTHMTLRELLKLEPGELLYLDSQPGDPVEVVAGEQTRWRAEAGKVDGQVAVRLLHKVDGNEDGEVAK; encoded by the coding sequence ATGGCGGGCGGTCAGATTCTGGAAGAAGAGGAAATCCAGACCCTTCTGGAGGGGCTGGACCAAGGCTCCCTGGAAGGGGGGCGCGGCGGTGCGCTGCATCCCGATGAAGACGATGTTGCGCCCTACCACTTCTCCGAAGCCGAGGAAGAGGAGAGCCCGGAGCTCCCGGCCTTCGATGTGGTGGCCCAGCGCTTCGAGCGCTTCTTCAATGACAGCATGGCCGGCGACTTCCCCGTGCTGCGGCCCTCCCTCTCCTATCAGGGATACGACCTCGACCGGTTCGGCGTGGTTGCCGAGGAGGCCTCCAGCCCCGGGGTCTACGTGGTGCTCCAGACGCCCCAGGGCAAGCTGCTCATGAGCATCGAGGTGGAGGTGGCCCGCACCATGGTCGGGGCCGTTCTGGGCGAGGAGCACCAGAATCTCGAGGAGTCGGAATCCGAGAAGCGCGAGCTGACCCGCATCGAGCAGCGCCTGTTCCTGCGCCTCCTGCAGTCCATGGCCCAGGACCTGGAGCGGGCCTGGGAGCCCCTCTACATCAACAAGATCCAGGACATCCGCCTGGAATCCTATATCCGCGACGCCTCCATCGTCCGCCGCGACGTCCGGGTCTTCCGCGTTTCCTACAGCCTGACGCTCGGCGATATGGAATGCCCCATGCTTCTCGTCTATCCTCTGCCGGTGCTCGATCCCTACATGGACCTGCTGCGCGGGGATTTCCTGGCCGGCGGCGCCGAGGTGGACGAGGAGTGGCGCCAGGAATTCCAGAAGGAGGTATTCCGCGCCGAGACCTATCTGTCCGTGGTCCTGGGCCGGACCCACATGACCCTGCGCGAGCTTTTGAAGCTGGAGCCTGGGGAGCTCCTCTACCTGGACAGCCAGCCCGGCGACCCGGTGGAGGTGGTGGCCGGGGAGCAGACCCGCTGGCGGGCGGAGGCGGGCAAAGTGGATGGCCAAGTGGCGGTCCGCCTTTTGCATAAGGTGGATGGCAATGAAGACGGTGAGGTAGCCAAATGA
- a CDS encoding motility protein A: MDIATLIGLVAAFGLVLLGILLGGTLGSFLNAPGALIVIGGTLGATLVSYPLQQVLNAGRVVKKTFFHQSENPKDVIAELLEYAQTVRKEGVLALEDRVESLENPFMQKGLQMAIDGQEPEVVEAILQNEVDKMEDRHETGAAIMDTMGSLSPAFGMIGTLIGLVQMLQSMEDPSTIGPAMAVALLTTFYGALMANAIFIPMAGKLRARSEEETLNYQIIITGVRNIVAGENPRILEQKLLAFLAPKEREPQFD; the protein is encoded by the coding sequence ATGGACATTGCAACCCTGATCGGCCTGGTGGCCGCCTTCGGGCTCGTCCTGTTGGGGATCCTGCTGGGAGGAACCCTCGGGTCGTTCCTGAATGCCCCCGGTGCCCTGATCGTCATCGGGGGTACACTCGGGGCCACGCTGGTGAGCTACCCGCTGCAGCAGGTGCTCAATGCCGGAAGGGTGGTGAAGAAGACCTTCTTCCATCAGTCCGAGAACCCCAAGGACGTGATTGCCGAGCTGCTCGAATACGCGCAGACCGTCCGGAAGGAAGGGGTGCTGGCCCTGGAGGATCGGGTGGAATCCCTCGAGAATCCCTTCATGCAGAAAGGCCTGCAGATGGCCATCGACGGCCAGGAGCCCGAGGTAGTCGAGGCCATTCTGCAGAACGAGGTGGACAAGATGGAGGACCGCCATGAGACCGGCGCGGCCATCATGGATACCATGGGCAGCCTGTCTCCCGCCTTCGGCATGATCGGCACCCTCATCGGCCTCGTGCAGATGCTGCAGAGCATGGAGGACCCGAGCACCATCGGCCCGGCCATGGCCGTGGCCCTGCTGACCACCTTCTACGGCGCCCTGATGGCCAACGCCATCTTCATTCCCATGGCCGGGAAGCTCCGGGCGCGGAGCGAGGAAGAAACGCTGAACTACCAGATCATAATCACCGGGGTGCGCAATATCGTGGCCGGCGAGAATCCCCGGATCCTAGAGCAAAAGCTGCTGGCGTTCCTGGCTCCCAAGGAGCGCGAGCCCCAGTTCGACTAG
- a CDS encoding OmpA/MotB family protein, whose product MAKNKQDRGPDKSFWMVTFSDLLSLMLTFFVLLLSMSVMNQDPLKKISSSFQEGLGILGNGGPFGIWIAPREMVVPPRVPAAYRERMETLHDNLRSRFKKTGPEVELGTDPQTGNLTLNLSAGGMFASASTRLSEEARYALNQIADVLRHIPGRVEVSGHTDNVPMQGSGRKRDNWSLSLARAVNVAGYLVEDRRLDAQRLAVAGYGPSRPVADNGTPEGRAANRRITIEVIDEPLSGQ is encoded by the coding sequence ATGGCCAAGAATAAACAGGATCGGGGACCGGACAAGTCCTTCTGGATGGTGACGTTCTCGGACCTGCTGAGCCTCATGCTCACCTTTTTCGTGCTGTTGCTGTCCATGTCCGTCATGAATCAGGACCCCCTGAAGAAGATCTCCAGCTCCTTCCAGGAAGGGCTCGGCATCCTCGGCAACGGGGGGCCCTTCGGGATATGGATCGCGCCCCGGGAGATGGTGGTGCCTCCCCGCGTCCCCGCGGCGTACCGGGAGCGCATGGAGACGCTGCACGACAACCTCCGGTCCCGTTTCAAAAAGACGGGACCGGAGGTGGAGCTGGGCACGGATCCGCAGACGGGCAACCTCACGCTCAACCTGAGCGCGGGCGGCATGTTCGCCTCGGCATCCACGCGCCTCTCGGAGGAGGCCCGTTATGCCCTGAACCAGATCGCGGACGTCCTTCGGCACATACCGGGCCGCGTGGAGGTTTCCGGCCACACCGATAATGTCCCCATGCAGGGGAGCGGGCGAAAACGGGACAACTGGAGCCTCTCCCTGGCGCGCGCGGTGAACGTGGCGGGGTACCTGGTGGAAGACCGCCGCCTGGATGCGCAGAGATTGGCCGTCGCGGGATACGGTCCGTCGCGCCCGGTCGCCGACAACGGCACCCCGGAGGGGCGGGCCGCCAACCGGCGCATCACCATCGAGGTCATTGACGAGCCCCTTTCGGGCCAGTAG
- a CDS encoding OmpA family protein, with product MGSKGGRSSESRKMGERVMFVSLFMILLAFFILLNSIAKIQEERKKQAIESLGGAFGYMPSGLSLFDTASEAPNPPGPPLKPETEQDRLMDQLRRIFTGKLGAGVEVRPAATGNGALIEVGTPTVFSGTSTELPADLADRIRRMADLVSAANVEVIVRGYTNLRLQSDFRDALWVSGRRAQNVARLFRERGVPMERLRLEGRGDLRPAAEEYSEEGRRKNERVQIRLKIQEDSSLRPLFPEGDLAPSVEGGGNGQE from the coding sequence ATGGGCAGCAAGGGTGGCCGCAGCAGCGAATCCCGCAAGATGGGGGAACGGGTGATGTTCGTTTCCCTGTTCATGATCCTGCTCGCCTTCTTCATCCTCCTGAACAGCATCGCCAAGATCCAGGAAGAGCGGAAAAAGCAGGCCATCGAATCCCTGGGCGGCGCCTTCGGCTACATGCCGTCCGGACTGAGCCTGTTCGATACGGCCTCCGAGGCCCCCAATCCCCCGGGGCCGCCGCTTAAGCCGGAAACGGAGCAGGATCGGCTCATGGACCAGCTGCGGCGGATCTTCACCGGAAAGCTGGGCGCGGGCGTGGAGGTGCGGCCCGCCGCCACCGGCAACGGAGCCCTCATCGAGGTGGGGACCCCCACGGTCTTCTCCGGGACGAGCACCGAGCTCCCCGCCGACCTGGCGGACCGCATCCGCCGTATGGCGGATCTGGTGAGTGCGGCCAACGTGGAAGTGATCGTCCGGGGGTATACCAACCTCCGCTTGCAATCGGACTTCCGGGACGCCCTGTGGGTCAGCGGCCGCCGGGCCCAGAACGTGGCGCGGCTCTTCCGGGAGCGCGGCGTGCCCATGGAACGCCTGCGCCTTGAGGGGCGGGGCGATCTCCGCCCGGCGGCGGAAGAGTATTCGGAGGAAGGTCGGCGGAAGAACGAGCGTGTCCAGATCCGCCTGAAGATCCAGGAGGACAGCTCCCTGCGGCCCCTGTTCCCGGAGGGGGATCTGGCCCCGAGCGTCGAGGGCGGCGGCAATGGCCAAGAATAA
- a CDS encoding flagellar hook protein FlgE encodes MANFGALSTGAKAILAHDQAMGVIGDNIANMNTTGYKRSRAVFADVLGSVAKRNEALGQNIIGGGSKLDMINPDMSQSSFKNTSQATDMAVDGDGFFITRNPDTGEQLYTRAGSFTVDKEGYLVTSGGNRVRGWSTEEVDGKVQTQGELGDVNLTEKQSTAERTRNINPKANLDADADPAEPRGTIANDPNGAAEPSFDYHFKTDFKVYDSLGSSHDVSAYFTKTDKNEWDVRVMADAEEVNTEGLTTYDTTGSGEADLAQLTLPSGQQGIHLTFNQDGSLKSEKRGLAANGNVSEEAFGSNSFQVPWSNGSEAGHAISMDMGDDTATSGSSGGLSGVFQRPGGSVLYSADVDGRQAGDLQSFSVNEAGVIVGSFDNGATAPLYKVALADFKNADGLNKVGNSNFQASDASGEPSIKKPGEAGAGNVRGFALEESNVDASEELVRMILIQRGYQANTKVVTTVDEMLQSLMNIKR; translated from the coding sequence ATGGCAAACTTCGGGGCACTGAGCACCGGCGCTAAGGCCATCCTTGCCCATGACCAGGCCATGGGCGTGATCGGCGATAACATCGCCAATATGAACACCACCGGTTACAAGCGGTCGCGGGCGGTCTTCGCCGACGTGCTCGGCAGCGTGGCCAAGCGCAACGAGGCCCTGGGCCAGAACATCATCGGCGGCGGCTCCAAGCTGGACATGATCAATCCGGACATGTCGCAGAGCTCCTTCAAGAACACCTCCCAGGCCACGGACATGGCCGTGGACGGCGACGGCTTCTTCATCACCCGGAATCCGGACACCGGGGAGCAGCTCTATACGCGGGCCGGGAGCTTCACCGTCGACAAGGAAGGCTACCTGGTGACCTCCGGCGGCAACCGGGTCCGGGGCTGGTCCACCGAGGAGGTGGACGGCAAGGTCCAGACCCAGGGCGAGCTGGGAGACGTGAACCTCACCGAGAAGCAGAGCACCGCGGAGCGGACCCGCAACATCAACCCCAAGGCGAATCTGGACGCCGACGCCGATCCGGCGGAGCCCCGTGGCACCATCGCCAATGATCCCAACGGCGCGGCGGAGCCCTCGTTCGATTACCATTTCAAGACCGACTTCAAGGTCTACGACTCGCTCGGCTCCAGCCACGACGTTTCCGCCTACTTCACCAAGACCGACAAGAACGAGTGGGATGTCCGGGTGATGGCGGACGCCGAAGAGGTGAACACCGAAGGACTGACCACCTACGACACCACCGGCTCGGGCGAGGCGGATCTGGCCCAGCTCACCCTCCCCTCGGGGCAGCAGGGTATCCATCTGACCTTCAACCAGGACGGCTCGCTCAAGTCGGAAAAGCGGGGCCTGGCCGCCAACGGCAACGTCTCCGAGGAGGCCTTCGGGTCCAACTCGTTCCAGGTGCCCTGGTCGAACGGCTCGGAGGCGGGCCACGCCATCTCCATGGACATGGGGGACGACACGGCCACCTCGGGCAGCTCTGGCGGCCTGTCGGGGGTATTCCAACGCCCGGGCGGGTCGGTGCTCTATTCCGCCGATGTGGACGGCCGCCAGGCCGGGGACCTGCAGAGCTTCTCGGTGAACGAGGCGGGCGTGATCGTGGGCAGCTTCGACAACGGCGCCACGGCTCCCCTGTACAAGGTGGCGCTCGCCGACTTCAAGAACGCGGACGGCCTGAACAAAGTGGGCAACAGCAACTTCCAGGCCTCGGACGCCTCCGGGGAGCCGTCCATCAAGAAGCCCGGGGAGGCGGGTGCCGGGAACGTCCGGGGATTCGCCCTGGAGGAGTCCAACGTGGACGCCTCGGAAGAGCTGGTGCGCATGATCCTGATCCAACGCGGCTATCAGGCCAACACCAAGGTGGTGACCACCGTGGATGAGATGCTGCAAAGCCTCATGAACATCAAGCGCTAG